Proteins encoded by one window of Crassostrea angulata isolate pt1a10 chromosome 9, ASM2561291v2, whole genome shotgun sequence:
- the LOC128162875 gene encoding hydroxyacylglutathione hydrolase, mitochondrial-like — protein sequence MPWTRISSKLKQVAKATLNPAIVRKVSQFGTSSRQFHSRPITISQPDMKIRLVPALEDNYMYLLVDEETRQCAAVDPVEPQKILDAIKEENCTLTTILTTHHHWDHANGNDKLVKLVPGQKIVVYGGDDRIPALNTKVGHGDQFKVGNLNVKCLFTPCHTTGHICYYVTSTSGEQPAVFTGDTLFVGGCGKFFEGTPDMMYSALVTILSKLPGNTRVFCGHEYTVNNLKYALHVEPENTTTKEKFTWAKEQRANNLPTIPSSIEEELKTNPFMRVDNSSVQKHCRTSEPVSTMGFLREEKNNFRG from the exons ATGCCGTGGACTCGAATTTCCTCTAAACTTAAACAAGTAGCAAAAGCTACACTTAACCCAG CTATTGTAAGGAAGGTGTCACAATTTGGGACATCGAGTCGACAATTTCACTCCAGACCTATCACCATCTCTCAGCCCGACATGAAGATTCGACTTGTGCCCGCCCTGGAagataactacatgtacctgcTGGTTGACGAAGAGACCAGGCAGTGTGCAGCCGTGGATCCGGTGGAACCCCAAAAG ATATTAGATGCCATCAAGGAAGAGAACTGCACCTTAACAACTATTCTGACAACGCACCACCACtg GGATCATGCCAATGGAAATGATAAACTAGTAAAACTGGTACCCGGTCAGAAAATTGTGGTCTATGGTGGCGATGACAGGATACCTGCTCTCAATACTAAAGTTGGACATGGGGACCAGTTTAAG GTGGGAAATCTGAATGTCAAGTGTCTCTTCACCCCGTGCCACACCACCGGTCACATCTGTTACTATGTCACCAGCACCTCCGGAGAACAACCAGCCGTGTTTACAG GAGATACCCTGTTTGTGGGGGGATGTGGGAAGTTCTTTGAGGGGACACCAGACATGATGTACTCCGCCCTTGTCACCATACTGTCCAAGCTACCAGGAAACACA CGTGTTTTCTGTGGCCATGAGTACACTGTGAACAATTTGAAGTACGCCCTCCATGTTGAACCAGAGAATACAACCACAAAGGAGAAATTTACCTGGGCCAAG GAGCAGAGAGCAAATAATTTACCCACAATTCCCTCTAGCATTGAGGAGGAACTTAAAACCAATCCTTTCATGAGAGTGGA